CTGCTGCGATTGCTGAAATCGAACGTCGTTTCCGTATCAACGAAGAGATTTTACGTTTCGTAACTATGAAATACGATACAAAACGTGAAATTGCAGCATGGAACGGTATGGTTGAAAAAACCAAAAAACCTGCTCCTACAGCTGCTGTTGCTGAGAAAAAAGAAGAAGCAGCTTCTTAAGCCCTTTAAGGAAAACCTATGTATAACAAAGTCATTTTGGTTGGAAATCTTACCCGAGATATCGAACTTCGCTATTCACAAAACGGTTCGGCAATTGCTAAAACCGCTATTGCAACCAGCCGTAAATTTACGGTAAACGGCGAGAAAAAAGAGGAGACATGTTTTGTCGACATCACTTTTTTCGGCCGTTCAGGTGAAGTAGCCAACCAATACCTTCGAAAGGGTTCTAAAATCCTAGTCGAAGGACGTCTTAGTTTTGAACAATGGGTTGACCAGACAAACGGCCAAAAGCGCTCTAAACACTCCGTTATCGTAGAAACGATGCAAATGCTCGATTCACGCGGCGAGGGTGGTTCTCAGGGCGGTTATAACGAATACAGCGATTCCGGAAACAGCGGCTATGATGCTCCGGCACCAAAAGCGGCTTATACTCCGCCACCGTCGTATTCTAAACCCGCACCGGCAAGAATGCCGGAAAACAATCTCCCCGAGATTGATATTAACGAAGACGAAATTCCGTTTTAGAATAAGCACAAGGATAGAACCATGTCAGAAAAAAGAAAATACAAAAAACGTTATTGCAAATACTGCGAACAAAAAGTTGATTTCATTGACTACAAAGATGTAGCTTCTTTGAAATATTCACTCTCTGAGCGTTTCAAAATCATGCCACGCCGTCTTACAGGTAATTGTAAACGTCACCAAGACATGGTTACAATCGCTATCAAACAATCACGCGCTGCTGCGTTGATTCCATACACAGTATCACGTAAAGTGATCGCTGGAGCACCATTCGAAGAGATGCGTTAATCCGCTCTCAATATCGGCATTTTGCCGATATCCGCTCTCTTTTTTATTCCCTCTTTCCTCTTTAATCATTGCGCTATAATGTCATATTATTATGATTCAGGAACTGTTTGTGCTGCCTATTCGACTCTTTTTATTTACCCTAATCCTTACCTA
The nucleotide sequence above comes from Sulfuricurvum sp.. Encoded proteins:
- a CDS encoding single-stranded DNA-binding protein; its protein translation is MYNKVILVGNLTRDIELRYSQNGSAIAKTAIATSRKFTVNGEKKEETCFVDITFFGRSGEVANQYLRKGSKILVEGRLSFEQWVDQTNGQKRSKHSVIVETMQMLDSRGEGGSQGGYNEYSDSGNSGYDAPAPKAAYTPPPSYSKPAPARMPENNLPEIDINEDEIPF
- the rpsR gene encoding 30S ribosomal protein S18 encodes the protein MSEKRKYKKRYCKYCEQKVDFIDYKDVASLKYSLSERFKIMPRRLTGNCKRHQDMVTIAIKQSRAAALIPYTVSRKVIAGAPFEEMR